The Mytilus trossulus isolate FHL-02 chromosome 13, PNRI_Mtr1.1.1.hap1, whole genome shotgun sequence genome has a segment encoding these proteins:
- the LOC134694859 gene encoding UDP-N-acetylbacillosamine transaminase-like produces the protein MQNANVQKQKMESSVLPYTCVYIDAKWKDIGYSIAQCAKVHRDKDRDKTIGQLKTMWLNPSNQNHVLPCLSVRTGLDLYLRVMNYPPGSEIIMSAINIPDMVYIVKHHGLKIIPLDVHIETTSPKTNLLEALISDKTVAILIAHLYGKWSEMDEIISTARRKNIHVIEDCAETFCGFEKIGHPESDIALFSFGVIKYYTAFGGAIAKVKDENLYKKMCDLNSKYPIQSQFVYFKKLFKYCCAYVLLDCPSVIHPMMVLTRKFNIDHKKYVIKMLRGFPDHLIEKIRHQPSTALLKTVFHRLSNFDRNDFRTCSVKGEYVKERLPESVTLVGSQAEINNYWLFPILVDNADTFVNLLHAMGIDAYRGATQVNIIEPEKWNPYLDYFAPLVNYYPHEARYLMDHVVYLPINKSVPFSVLDQICRGVEEAEKLTKKSVNVRIQSKL, from the exons ATGCAGAATGCTAATGTACAGAAGCAGAAGATGGAATCATCAGTACTGCCTTATACTTGTGTATATATAG atgccAAATGGAAGGATATTGGATACAGTATTGCCCAATGTGCCAAAGTTCACAGAGACAAAGACAGGGACAAAACCATTGGCCAGCTAAAGACCATGTGGTTAAATCCGTCCAAtcaaaatcatgttttaccttGCCTTTCAGTCAGAACTGGATTAGACCTGTACCTGAGGGTCATGAACTATCCTCCTGGGTCAGAGATTATAATGTCAGCAATAAACATACCAGATATGGTGTATATAGTTAAGCATCATGGTTTAAAG aTTATTCCATTAGATGTACACATAGAGACAACATCTCCAAAAACCAATCTTTTAGAGGCTCTTATAAGTGATAAAACAGTCGCCATTTTGATTGCCCATTTGTATGGGAAATGGTCAGAGATGGATGAAATTATAAGTACCGCTAGacgaaaaaatatacatgtcatCGAAGACTGTGCAGAAACATTTTGTGGTTTTGAAAAAATCGGCCATCCCGAAAGTGATATAGCACTTTTTAGTTTTGGagtaataaaatattacacAGCATTTGGTGGTGCCATCGCAAAAGTCAAAGATGAAAATTTGTACAAGAAAATGTGcgatttaaattcaaaatatccGATCCAatcacaatttgtttatttcaagaAACTGTTCAAATATTGTTGTGCTTATGTTTTACTTGACTGCCCCAGCGTTATTCATCCTATGATGGTTTTGACGAGAAAATTTAACATagatcataaaaaatatgtcatcAAAATGTTACGAGGATTTCCTGATCATTTGATCGAAAAAATTCGACATCAGCCATCTACAGCTCTTTTAAAAACTGTGTTTCATAGACTTTCAAATTTTGACCGAAACGATTTTAGAACATGCTCTGTAAAAGGGGAATATGTAAAAGAGAGACTTCCTGAAAGTGTGACTCTGGTTGGATCACAGGCAGAAATCAACAATTACTGGTTATTCCCAATATTAGTG gaTAATGCAGATACCTTTGTCAATCTATTACATGCTATGGGTATAGACGCTTATCGTGGAGCCACACAGGTCAACATTATTGAACCAGAAAAGTGGAACCCTTACTTGGATTATTTTGCACCATTGGTCAACTATTACCCACACGAAGCTCGTTATCTAATGGATCATGTGGTGTACTTGCCAATAAATAAATCCGTACCATTCAGTGTTCTTGATCAGATCTGCCGAGGGGTGGAAGAGGCTGAAAAATTGACGAAAAAGAGTGTGAATGTTAGAATTCAGTCGAAATTATGA